The Pricia mediterranea genome includes a window with the following:
- a CDS encoding ComF family protein, whose amino-acid sequence MVGKIALNILNDIHSVLMPRSCFGCSAHLFRGENVLCTLCRNDIPLTGYSYNEENPVDRIFYGRINIKKCSSFLFFSEKSNVQRLIHQLKYKNQERVSGFLGDWYGQLLKGKRELEKTIDVVVPVPLHPKKSRIRGYNQVAGFARKLALHLEAEYVDHILIKTANTKTQTKKGRIGRWHDGRKLYTLSDSDYIKNKNILLVDDVITTGATMETCARTLQQGSGTTVYLASMAVVPKLWN is encoded by the coding sequence ATGGTCGGCAAAATTGCGTTAAATATACTGAACGATATCCATTCGGTCTTGATGCCACGGAGCTGTTTCGGCTGTTCCGCGCATCTATTTCGAGGAGAGAATGTTCTCTGTACCCTTTGTCGAAACGACATTCCGCTAACTGGATATAGCTACAACGAAGAAAACCCCGTCGACCGTATATTTTACGGCAGAATTAACATCAAAAAGTGCAGTTCATTCCTTTTTTTCTCGGAAAAGAGCAATGTACAACGGCTGATCCATCAATTAAAATATAAAAACCAAGAACGTGTGAGCGGTTTTTTGGGAGATTGGTACGGACAGCTTCTAAAGGGGAAGCGCGAATTGGAAAAAACCATCGATGTGGTGGTTCCAGTTCCTTTGCATCCTAAAAAATCGAGGATAAGAGGCTACAATCAAGTGGCGGGATTTGCCCGAAAATTGGCACTTCACCTCGAAGCGGAATATGTGGACCACATCCTCATTAAGACAGCAAATACCAAGACCCAGACCAAAAAGGGAAGAATTGGAAGATGGCATGACGGCAGGAAGCTGTACACCTTGTCGGATTCCGATTATATTAAAAATAAGAACATCCTTTTGGTAGATGACGTCATCACCACTGGCGCCACTATGGAAACCTGCGCGCGGACGCTGCAACAGGGCTCCGGCACAACCGTTTACCTGGCCAGTATGGCGGTCGTGCCGAAGTTGTGGAATTAG